In Helianthus annuus cultivar XRQ/B chromosome 3, HanXRQr2.0-SUNRISE, whole genome shotgun sequence, a single window of DNA contains:
- the LOC110929556 gene encoding FIP1[V]-like protein: protein MNEETWKEYCKQLEHRLEATMQSKIHVYESGRAEQKYDPDLPPELAAAAGHDISSENRNFGKVDVQSDLAKGSVHSPMQLMTKESIYYKTTSNVFCKPIIDEYGDMMMASTICNLEYMQ from the exons ATGAATGAGGAAACCTGGAAGGAATATTGCAAACAACTG GAACATCGCCTAGAGGCTACAATGCAAAGTAAAATTCACGTTTATGAAAGCGGGAGGGCTGAACAG aaGTATGATCCTGATCTCCCCCCAGAGCTAGCTGCAGCAGCAGGTCATGATATCTCATCTGAAAACCGTAACTTTGGAAAAGTTGATGTGCAAAGTGACTTAGCTAAGGGGTCTGTACACTCTCCGATGCAATTG ATGACTAAGGAGTCAATATATTACAAAACAACATCTAACGTCTTTTGTAAGCCAATCATAGACGAATATGGAGACATGATGATGGCGAGCACCATTTGTAATCTTGAGTACATGCAATAG